TCCCAATCGTGGTGGCCGAGCGGGTCTATCATCTTTGTCATTTGCCGCCTCCGTTGCGTTGCTTGCGAACTCTCTGTTTGATGATAGATATCATCCCATGGTATGAGCGGCAAAGGCCGGAGGGTGCTTTTATGATCAAAACCAAGGGAGTTTATCATATCGGAATTCCCGTGAACGATATGGAGCGCGCGGTCGGATTCTACACGAAACTTCTCGGCATGACCGTCGCCAAGCTCAATCGCGACGACATGGGCGACAAGCTCAACCGCGCCGATCTGCGCTCCGGTGACGACATGGTCGTGCTGTTCCAGCGCCCCCATGCCGTGGAGAAGAACGCGCTCAAGGAAGAAGGCGCGACGCATCAGGCTTTCGTCGTCGAGCCCGAGGACTTCGAGCTGGCGGTCAAAAAAATGAAAGACTGGTGCGTTAAAATCCACGAAGTTCCCACCGTGGAACGCGCCACCGGGCGCGGCTTTTATTTTTTCGACACCGAGGGAAACCTGCTCCAGCTTTACGCCCCGCCGAAGTAGCGCGCCGCGGCGCGATTTTGAAGCAACGTCGAAGAGGCGACAGCAGTGGGATTGAAGCTGACCATGACCTGCGGTCCGTACGATCGTGCTCAAGCCCTGATCGACGGGACGGTGAAGCCGGAAGGCATCGACCTCGACGTGCGCGTCGCGAAGGATCCGGGACGGCCGAAGGCGGTGCGCGACGGCAACTTCGACGTCGCCGAATTTTACAGCGGCCTCTACATCGCCGACCTGGCGCGCAAGACCTTCGGCTACACCGCCATCCCGATCTTCGTCAAGCGCATGTTCCGCCACTCGTACATCTACGTCAACAAGCGCGCGGGCATCCGCTCGCCCGCGGATCTGAACGGACGGCGCGTCGGCATCCAGACCTGGTTCACCACCACGGCGCTGTGGGCGCGCGGCCTTCTCGAAGACGAATACGGCGTGGACTTGGGCTCGATCACATGGGTCGCCGACCGCTGGGAAGGCATCGGCGATTGGAAGGCGCCGTCGTGGCTCAGGCTCGAGATCGCCCCCAAAGGCGTGAACCAACATGATCTGCTTGCGAGCGGTCAAGTGGCCGCCGGCATCACGACGGCGACGTGGGCGCCGGGAGATGCCGACATCGATTTTCTCTTTCCCAATCACGCGGCGTTGGAGCGCGACTATTTCAAGCGCACCGGCTTTTTCCCCATCATGCACACGCTGTTGATCAAAACCGAGGCGCTGGAGAAGCATCCGTGGGTGGCGATGAGCATATTCAACGCGTGGCAGGAATCGAAAGCGCGCTGCTACGAGTGGCTCGAATGGCAGCGCGTCCATCAAACTTCCCTTTGGTTCCGCGCGTTGTGGGAAGAAGAGCGCGCCGCGGCGGGCCGGGATATTTATCCGTGGGGATTTCACAAGACGCGCGCCGAGGTCGATAAGATGCTCGACTACTCGCACCGCCACGGCATGACGCCGAGACGGTTCGCGCCTGAGGATATGTTTCACCCGAGCACGCTGGAGACGTGAAAAGGATGAAGGATGAGGGCTGAAGGATGAAAAAATGCGCTCTTCCCTCATTCCCTTTCCGTTTTCCGCTTTCATATTTCATCCTTTCTCTGTAAGGAGGTATAATGATGGCTACCTATGTCGTCCTAGTCAACTTCACGGACCAGGGAGTCCGCAACGTCAAACAAACCACCGAAAGGGCCAAGGCGATAAGCGCAGCGGGAACGAAGCTCGGCGTCAAGGTCAAAGAGACCTATTGGACGATGGGCACGTGCGACGCCATCCTGATCGCCGACGCGCCCAACGACGAGGCGATGACGGCGCTGTCCTTGGCCGTCAGCTCGCTGGGGAACATACGCACCCAGACGATGCGCGCTTACTCGGCGGACGAGATGAACAAGATTATCGCCAAGATGCCGTGAGGGTCTGCTTCGTCAAACGTTATCGAAGGCGAAAGGCTTGAGAGAAAGGACAGTGACGTCAATGAATCAATCCATCGGCAAACGCTTTCCGGATCTGGAGATGGCGGCGGACGACGGCAGAAATCTCAAGCTGTCGGAGATCGCGGCGAATTTTCCGCTCATCCTGGTTTTCTACCGCGGCTATTGGTGACCGAAGTGCCAGGTGCAGTTGCGCCTGCTGACGGAGTTTCAGAAAGAGCTGGCGGTGAACTACTGCAAGCTCGCGGTCGCGAGCGTCGATCCGCCGGAGGTGAGCGCCGCCTTCAAAGCCGGACTCGGCGCGACCTTCCCGTTTTTGAGCGATCAAGACCGCGCCGTGGTACACGAGTTAGACATGGTCGAGAAGTCGAAATCCCGCGGCGAGACGGCGATCCCGTATGCTTTTTCGCTGTTGCCGGACCTAACCGTGCACAACATTTACTGCGGCTACTGGTTCGTCGGCCGCGCAACGATCGAAGAGCTGCGCCAGGACCTGCGCGCGATGATGAAAAAATGCCGCCGCGACTTCGACCCGCAGGCGTGAGTTTAATCTCATTAATCAATGTCGAAAGTAAAGAGCATCACCAGGCTTATTTACTGGCTGCTTCCAGTTTCGCTGTCTCTTCTAACCGTCTCGGCCTTTCTCCCTTCGCTGCAGAACGGATTTGTGGAGTGGGACGACGATCTGACTTTTCTGGAAAACCCCCATTACCGGGGATTGGGCTGGACGCAACTCTATTGGATGTTTACCACGTTCCATACGGGGCATTACCAGCCGCTCACCTGGATGACGTGGGGCATGGACTATCTTCTCTGGGGGCTGGATCCTTTCGGCTACCATTTGACCAACCTGCTGCTGCATGCGGCCAACGCGGTAGTCTTTTATTTTCTTGCCTTGCGGTTGTTGTCCCTGGCGCTTCGCTCCACCGAGAGCCGCAAAGATTTGGCTCTGACGGCAAGCGCCGGTTTTGCGGCGCTGCTTTTCGCGCTTCATCCCCTCAGGGTCGAATCGGTGGCTTGGGCGACCGAGCGGCGCGATGTCCTGTCGGCCTTATTCTACCTTTTGACGATTCTATGCTATCTGCGCGCCGCGGCACTCGCAGCGGACGGTCGCCGCCGCCTGTCCTGGCTGTTGGCCAGTCTGCTGCTCTATACTATGTCGCTGCTTTCCAAGGCCAGCGGCATTACGCTGCCGATCGTTCTTGTCGTGCTGGATGTCTATCCACTGAGACGCATTGGAAGTGGAGCGGAAAGCCGGTTTGGAGCGGCAAACCGCTGGGTCTGGTTTGAAAAAATTCCATTTTTGCTGCTGGCCTTGGCGGCCGGATCGATTGCAGCCGCCGCGCAACACAAGGCCGGGGCGATGGAAACTCTGCTTGACTACGGGGTCGCCCAGCGGTTGGCTCAAGTGGCATTCGGGCTCGCCTTCTATCTGTACAAGACGATTTTGCCTCTGCGACTGTCTCCTTTGTACGAAATTCCCAGCAGCTTTGATCCGTGGGATTGGCCCTTTCTGTTGAGCGCAGCCATCGTGATCGCGATCAGCCTCGGCTTGTTTTTCGTGAGGAACCGAAGGCCCGCTCTGCTCGCCGGTTGGATTTGTTAT
The DNA window shown above is from Candidatus Binatia bacterium and carries:
- a CDS encoding VOC family protein, translating into MIKTKGVYHIGIPVNDMERAVGFYTKLLGMTVAKLNRDDMGDKLNRADLRSGDDMVVLFQRPHAVEKNALKEEGATHQAFVVEPEDFELAVKKMKDWCVKIHEVPTVERATGRGFYFFDTEGNLLQLYAPPK
- a CDS encoding PhnD/SsuA/transferrin family substrate-binding protein, which produces MGLKLTMTCGPYDRAQALIDGTVKPEGIDLDVRVAKDPGRPKAVRDGNFDVAEFYSGLYIADLARKTFGYTAIPIFVKRMFRHSYIYVNKRAGIRSPADLNGRRVGIQTWFTTTALWARGLLEDEYGVDLGSITWVADRWEGIGDWKAPSWLRLEIAPKGVNQHDLLASGQVAAGITTATWAPGDADIDFLFPNHAALERDYFKRTGFFPIMHTLLIKTEALEKHPWVAMSIFNAWQESKARCYEWLEWQRVHQTSLWFRALWEEERAAAGRDIYPWGFHKTRAEVDKMLDYSHRHGMTPRRFAPEDMFHPSTLET
- a CDS encoding GYD domain-containing protein, which codes for MATYVVLVNFTDQGVRNVKQTTERAKAISAAGTKLGVKVKETYWTMGTCDAILIADAPNDEAMTALSLAVSSLGNIRTQTMRAYSADEMNKIIAKMP
- a CDS encoding redoxin domain-containing protein, whose protein sequence is MQLRLLTEFQKELAVNYCKLAVASVDPPEVSAAFKAGLGATFPFLSDQDRAVVHELDMVEKSKSRGETAIPYAFSLLPDLTVHNIYCGYWFVGRATIEELRQDLRAMMKKCRRDFDPQA
- a CDS encoding tetratricopeptide repeat protein, with amino-acid sequence MSKVKSITRLIYWLLPVSLSLLTVSAFLPSLQNGFVEWDDDLTFLENPHYRGLGWTQLYWMFTTFHTGHYQPLTWMTWGMDYLLWGLDPFGYHLTNLLLHAANAVVFYFLALRLLSLALRSTESRKDLALTASAGFAALLFALHPLRVESVAWATERRDVLSALFYLLTILCYLRAAALAADGRRRLSWLLASLLLYTMSLLSKASGITLPIVLVVLDVYPLRRIGSGAESRFGAANRWVWFEKIPFLLLALAAGSIAAAAQHKAGAMETLLDYGVAQRLAQVAFGLAFYLYKTILPLRLSPLYEIPSSFDPWDWPFLLSAAIVIAISLGLFFVRNRRPALLAGWICYIVVAAPVLGVLQSGPQFAADRYTYLSCLPWAMLASGAILFWWRRLNGHAGRMISVLAGGLAVAVALGVATWRQTQVWHDTERLWRYVLAVTEDSRFPSSIAHYNLARFLTKRDRLEEAVEHYRRSLGIEPARAIAHNNLGNLLAKLGHLDEAKNHLREATRILPHYAEAYNNLGNIAAIGGDFGDAILHYRRTLELNPALIDTRFNLALALTKEQRVEEAGEEFQKLVDAQPDFAAARYYLGNILLAQGQIEKGVEQLEEAVRLQPEFVAPHEVLGKILGLLGRRDEAIRHYEEALRILKTQKPEQPPS